The following DNA comes from Nicotiana sylvestris chromosome 10, ASM39365v2, whole genome shotgun sequence.
AAGTAGAGAGGCTACTTCCAGTAGATCCTCGCCtcaaaaaaagatgaaaaaagaaGCAGTAACACCAGCTATCAAGCTATAAAGAACATCGAAGCAAAATCAGTAACAAGTTATTATTCTAAGACAATAGCAGGATCTGTAATAAGATGAAAATGGAAGAAAGGCTTATGATTCAAGCaggacaaaaaataaaagaatttttattGGAGTAGCAATTCTCGTTTACTATAAAGTCAAAAGGCTAAAGAGAGATGCTTGGTGATAGCAGCAAGAAGGGAGCAAATAATTTAAGTCTAGAGGTCTTGCTTCAAAGAGATAGGAAATTATCCTTGTGTTTTGCATGACAAAAGTGTAAAGAAAATGAACATCGGACCTAACTCATCCCCAACCACCTGCTCATGATGCGAGGATTGTCGGATACAACAACTCATAGCTTCAACCAATATAGAACACTTGACAATGCTGAATATAAAATTAAGTAAATAGAAAGTATACCATCACGATTGTCGGAGACAACTCCTCGTATCTTCAACCAATATAGAACACTTAACAATGTTGAAGATAAAATTAAGTAGATAGAAAGTATACCATCTTTAACAACTTAAACTTTTAGATGAGATTATCACACAATTCAACATTATATAATAGCAGGCAAAACCTAGGTTCAAGTATCACCGCCACCCATTATCACAAAGAATTTTTACGTGCTTGGCCCATAAAAAAAGTTAATCTCGCACATGAAAGTATGCGTTTAAGACATAAGTAAACTAAAATGCGCACTCTCTTTAACAACTTAAACTTTTAGATAAATAGCCATACAGTGCCACAAAAAAGAAGTCATGCGAGCTTTTCCTCCGTGCGAGGAATCTTTCTGAAAAAAGCTATAAGGCATTCTAGTAATTTCTATTGTATTCAACATACTCTTTTTTTGTCAAAAGTTAATTAGGCGACAAGTATTTTCATGATCTTGTCCAAACACCTATTATCGGATTTGACTTATATGCAATGACAATATGCATAAAGTTACACTTATCATTTCACCTAAAATCTATTGTAAGAGGTACTTGACAATATATGACAACTTTACATAATTATGTTTTCAAACCCGTGGTAAGAGATCACCTGTTTTATTTTTATATCACCAATTTAACTTAAAGTTTCAACTTATATACATTGACGGCAGAAGATGTTTTTCCTACACCATCAAGGTCAAAGTCACATACAACATGTAACGGACTATAATAACACTTACAGCATTTATCAACTCAAAAATAAAGTAATCACTTGTAGTAAGGGATTAAATTACACTGATAGTGATAGTGTTAAATTTCTGGTATATGAGCTAAATTTAGCTCTCTTATTATGAACAGTTATTAGCAGAGGCGAACCTATGCAATAGGTAGAGGGGTCACCGACACCCGTAAAGTTCGGATAAAATtccatgtatatatgtatatatttttggAAAATAGTGATATATTAATAGTGGTTTACCCTATATACAAAGCAAATTTTGGTTGAATCAAAAAGTATATCCACGACCTTCAAATCCTGTGTCCGCCTCTGATTATTAGTAACTTTTTTTTTAGGTGAAATGATAGAATAAAAGTTATTTTACACCACCATGAGTGTAGAAACATTAGATTCTTTAATACTTTGGGTATTAGAAAGCCATTGCACCTGCACCAGTATAGAGGTTTGTGAACAAAAATTTCTCAAAAATATGTCCCTCCTAGCAGTATAAATTAAAGCCATTGGTGACTAGTGAGTGGCATCAAACATAATCTGCAGTTATAACTAGTGAGAATGAAACCTCCACCAAAGGCAAATTCACACGCACTTCGCTCAAAATATCTAAGAATTTCTTGTACTTAGCATCATCTTTTTGCTTCCGCAGTCTTTGCGGAAACAGAGGTGGTGGCCTTTTCACAATTACTGGCTCTGATCCTTTGTTCTCTTTCTCATTCTCCTCAACTGGATTGGGAACTAATTCTCCTTCAAGATGAGTTGTATACTTCTTtttctttggaacttcttctaataCTCTTCCATTTCTCAAGGTAACCGCATTGACTTGAGCTTTAGGATTAGGCTCAGTATCACTAGGAAGAGCCCCGACTGGTCTGGTATTTTGGGCACGGGCAAGTTGTCTCACTTGCCTCTCAAGATTTCTGAAATCGGTCCTAGCAACAACttcttcaacaaatcatttgtactCTCTTCTACCTGTTGAGGTGGCTTCTAAGGTTGATtgaaatttccttggggtctataaTGATTCTGATTCGGCTGATTTCCACCCCATGAGAAGTTGGGATGATTCTTCCAATTTAggttgtaagtgttcccatattgtgcatGATGATTCATTGGACCTCTGCTCTGTTTCCCCACATAGTATATAAATTCAGGATTCGTGGGGCACATGTCAGTCATATGACTGTCACCACATAGTTCGCAACAAATAGACATCTGTTGTACATGTTGCATCTATTGTGTTTGTTGCATTGTCATTTTATTCATCTAatttgccaattttgctataTCAAATCTCATGGCTGAGAAGTCATCAAGCTCAATCAACCCAGCTGCTTTCTGTTTAATTGCTCTTTGTGAGTCCCCATCTCTTTGCCAATTATGGTCATTAGCAGTGAAGTTATTTAGCAAGAGTTGGATTTCACTGTACGGcctcgccatgcaactacctccacaagctaAATCAAGATTCATTTTTGATGCCTCATCTAGCCCATCAACAAAAGTGTTACCCAATACCTCATCAGTCTGACAATGATGCGGGCAGTCTCTGAGTAGCTTCTtctatctttcccaagcttgacgAAGTGTCCCGCCATCCCGCTACTGGAACTCAAGAATCTGACTCCTCAGCTACTTTGTCTTcttagtggggaaaaacttgattaagaatttccttactagatcatcccaagtgtggaTTGAGTTCGCAGGCTCCTTTTGCAACCATTCCTTAGCTTCCCCCAACAGTAAAAAGGGGAAAAGTGTCAGCCTAACATAGTCCTTGAAAACGTTCGGATAATTGTAAGTGTCTGTAATTTCTAagaaattctgaatgtgcctctATGGATTTTCATGAGATATACCCACATATTGCCCCGTGGACTGAATCAGATGTACCATGTATTGTTTGAGTTCAAAATGCCATATGATCTCAGGCTTCATaatagcctgagtcatattagcaagattgGGCCTTGCGGCTTCTATCACCGCACGTTCTTCATTACATGCCATCTTGATTGGATGTGGTTGAGCTacgatgtccaactctctttctatTCTAGTTCTAGCTTCGACTTCACTCCTCACTCTTTGAAGTGTTCGTTCAATTTCAGGATAAAGCGGAAGGAGATTGTTTGcgcttctactcctccgcattcaagagaagagcccgTGTTAACACAAACAAggtaaactaaaaattaaaacttGAACAAATAACTAATAAAAACTTAAgtcagtcaagtagctaatttttAAGTCCACGGTAATGGCgacaaaaacttgttgctcccaaacgcacacgcaagtatacgtacaagcaataaaatgataagtcgagtgtcgaacccacagagacttgtaTCAACTACCCACTAATTCACCAATATTGTTATTCAGTCAAACTAAATTCGAGTTCAAGAATGTGATTATACTAAACTATAATTCtaagtaataactaaattatCGAGCAGTAAAATGATTGTTATGTATTCAATAGAGACaaatattccagggttgtgatcgattcaccaatccTATTGTGTTCTAGTTAACTCTCCCTCtcatataattcactcatggttgctaattaatcgatcatttctctcatagccttctctcgaagtactactcgcctattcaaaatagattaacgcctataGTCATAtaaaatcaatctattaagaatgcATTAAGATTACGATATTTGATTAAGCACggtgattaggtatattcctatcctaaccacaaatccccCCCCCCAAGagttaagatcatgctctcttcaattcttctttagtctaaacatggctttcccaagcatagcatagatagtaaatagaacttaACTGCTAGCCAGtcaattaagcaattaatcacaGAATTGAAGAAATAACCATATACTAGTGAATCGTAATCAAGTTTAAGTcaatgttaaactacaatattcatggctaaatcacaaccccagaacaatgggtTTTTAGTCACTCATGATAATAGCAAACAATTTCATAAGTGTtgaataattgaaaatactaagaaACGATGAAGAAAACTGAGATCTCTTTGCTTCCGAATGTTTCTCGTGTGTATTCTCCCTCAAAAGTGGCGTTTCCCCCTTCACAAATaagtttagtcttgcttttatacttGTTGGataggtctagggccgaaataaccGTGTCCCGGGCGATTTGGACAAGTTTGATGCTACTGGAGTCCTGCCAAGCGCCCTCCATGGCGCTGTGAAATTTTTGCTACTGGTTTTGGCGCCACAGGTAGGGCTAGGCGTTGCCTGTGGCGCTACAATGTCCCATTTTCCTGTTTTCGTCCGTTTTGGCTCTTATTTCGCACATTTCGCCCCCAATTGCTCTCGaatcattcctacacataaaaacacctcaaattaatataaatcaacaTATTTTACATCCTAAATCcacgaaacaaaagtaaaacatgaggcgatatacatataaatatatatactttaagctaaacatcaccCCTCGCTTGGCTCATGATCAATACCTTTAAATCTTGACCTTAAAGTTCTGTCCATGGGACAAGCTGAGAGCAAACGTTAAAAAACCATCCTAAAAAGTGTCGtattctgcttcttcttcttttttttttgtgcaaAATAACCGTATCGATAACTTTTGGTTTTAATAACCAAAAACTTTCAATGTATTGTCTTTGCATGACCATTCAGAAGTATTGTTTTTGCATTAGAATTACAGCTTCTTGTACATACGCAAGTGGTGGGTTAGAATTACAAACAATCACTAATGCTTACATTAGGGTACGTTCCCTACATCACATTCCTTGGGGTGTGGCCCTTTCTCAGACCCTACGTGAATACCGAGATGTTTTTTGCACCAGACTGTCCTTTTTATATTTATGTCTCGCATAAAAAATACTACCGAAGAGCTACATCCGCCACTAACTACGGGTCCTTCAATATTACTAATCATTTGCTTTCAACAACTTCATTTATTCTTTCCCTTCATATCAAGAAttgtaaaaaagaagaagaggatacTAGAATGATGTTAACCATGGACAttctaaaggaaaaaaaaaaaaaacaagtgaATATTGAGAGTTCTGAGCTCCATATCTCTCTTTTTTACTATGTATTAAAATGTTTCTCCAAAAATTAAGTACAGTAATTTTTTGTTGTTTGAAGGAAACCTTGAACCAACAATAAAATTGTCTCCCGTATGACTTATAGAACATGGGTTCGAACCGTAAAAGCTGCCACTATGCGATCTTTCTCCGGGCCCTGCGTGAACGCGGAATGCCTTATGGATCGGGCTGCCTTTAAATTAATATTTTGCTGTTTAATTGCCAGAAGAAATTTTTCTCACAAGATGGTAAATGACTTTttggaaggaaaatatttttttccgcAATTATCTCAACTCTTAACTTCAGATTATCACCGAttacaacccagtataatcccacttaatggggtctgggaagggtagtgtgtacgcagaccttacccctaccctggggtagagaggttgtttccaaatagaccccggaTTATCACTGATTAATCAACCTTAAATAATTATTATCAAACTGCTCATAAGTGTCATAAAAACATTATCCAATTTGCTAAACATTATTAACAATCTCTAATACATGTTTTTCCTCCAGAAATATTTCCCATTCCCCAAATACCGGGAAATGTTCTATTCAAACACATTTGGATCCTTTGCTCCTTGGTTAAAAAAAGCTAAAGTGCAGATAAAATGGATGCTCCTTAACCCTTTACGCAGAAAAAGGGTTAAAAAAAAGTGCAGCCAAAGTGTTGAAACTCGACATTTACGATACTTCAAAGTACAGGAAAATGTAGAGAAAGAAACTAAAAGGAGAATAACATAATATTTGAGCAAAGAATATACCAAATAAAATGCATATCTTTATGTCCAACATCCAGTTTTGGCCCTGCCACATTATGGATTTacaaacaagaagaagaagaagaagtgacTTCTCGAACACCAGCAGTGCAAGATTACACCACTGTAATCAcacagacaacaacaacaacaacaacaacataggCCAGTgtgatcccacaagtggggtctggagagggtggGTTGTACACAGTCCTTACCCTTACCTTGTGTGAGGTATAGAAGTTGTTTCTGGTAGACCCTCGACTCATACTACTATAATCATAAAGGAGAATATTTATCAAACGAGTATAGTAATTAGATCATTGTGAGGTTAAACCAGTATATAGTAACAAGCTATTATTCCAAAAAAATAGCCGGATCTGTAATAAGATGAAAAAGCAAGAAAGGCTTATGATTCAAGCAGGACAAAGAATTTCTACTGGAGTAGCAATTCTAGTGTACTATAAAGTCAAAAGCGAAAGAGAGACGCTTGGTGATAGCAGCAAGAAGGGAACAAATGACTAGAGGTCTTGCTTCAAAGAGATAGGAGACTACCCTTGTGTTTTGCATGACAAAAGTGTAAAGAAAATGAACATCGGACCTAACTCATCCCCAACAAGTAGATCATGATGCGAAGATTGTCGGAGACAACAACTCGTATCTTCAACCAACATAGAATACTTAACAATGTTGAAGATAAAATTAAGTAAATAGAAAGTATACAATCACGATTGTCGGAGACAACTTCTCATATAGGTAGAGAAGTCACCAACACCCGTAAAGTTCGGCAAATATTATATGTAGTATATGTTTTTAGAAAATAATGATATATTAATAGTGGGCACCCTAAATACAAAGCGGATTTTGATTGAATCAAAAAGTACACCCACGACCTTCAAATCCTGAGTCCGCCTCAGGCTATTAGTAACTATTCTTTAGGTGATACGATAGAATAAAAGTTATTTTACACCA
Coding sequences within:
- the LOC138879003 gene encoding uncharacterized protein encodes the protein MAGHFVKLGKDRRSYSETARIIVRLMRTDFRNLERQVRQLARAQNTRPVGALPSDTEPNPKAQVNAVTLRNGRVLEEVPKKKKYTTHLEGELVPNPVEENEKENKGSEPVIVKRPPPLFPQRLRKQKDDAKYKKFLDILSEVRVNLPLVEVSFSLVITADYV